The genomic DNA aatctgaaaatgacatttaaatggCCTTTAAAGAACTAAGAGATTTTAGGAATGTCCATTTATTACATAAATTCCTTTTCCACCCACAACAAGAACTGTAGGTCTTTGATGCCCTCTTTCTCGCCATTGTGGCCATGTTATGTAAAGAAGAGTTTGAACGCATTCCTGTTACCGAGGCCTGGCATTCACACCTTAAGTACACCTGTCTCCACCCTTTATACATTTCCTGGACTTAGGTCACTGGTGCATTTCATCCTTTTAGAACCTGGAATCATGCTGATCTGATGCTGCTCCTTGTTTCCCCCCTGTTCTCGTGTTTTAATATGATACCCTTGTAATTTGGTTGCAGCGCGGCCGAACTCTTGAGATTTAGTGCGTATAGAGACATTTGGAGTCTCTGCTCTGGAGCTTCCTGGTTCTAATTGAAatcagaagacctgagtgctACCGTGGCCATTTAGATTTTCACAGAAGAATCGTTGTTTGTGTCCGTAAATGCTTTGCCTCATTTATACATGTTATAGGCTAAATGGTCTGGGTATGTCATGGCAAGCTGGAGTGCTTTCTAGACCAACCTGTTTTATGTAGTAAGGTTAGTTCTTGTGTTATCTGCCACCAACCCATGATTGTTGCACGTTTTTAAAGGTCCATGATGACTATCAAAGCAGCCTACCCTCAGTACAGTTTTCATCACAGGCCTTTGAGGAAGTGCTCAACCTTCCCTGTGTTTTTGAGATGTCGTGCGATTAGGGAAGAAATGGTGCATTGTTATAATCCAGTCCATCTTTGAATCATATTTGGTTTCTGCTGTTGGTAATCGAACCCAATGACTGCACCATTATTTTTCTTctccataatttattttttctatcaaATCCTGTATGAATTGATTCGCTTTTTACTCTTCTTGAATACTCATCTCTCGCACCACAGAGCCTGCCGAATTCAGTCAAGAAATAAGAAGCCACTTTTAGTCAAACTAGGGCAGAAAAGACTGTTTGTTGCAAAATCCTGTTCACTCATTCAAACTTGCACCCACACGGTCATGCATGCTCGCTCACTTCCCTCTATTCAAAGGGAACCACTTGTAGGCAACGTGACCTCAtcctgtgtgtgttttgtgtgcttgCAGGCCTCCGGAGTTACAGTGGAAGAGAATGTGTTGACGATCTTCAATGAGATGAAGGTCCGCAAGGCTCAGGCCAACGAGGaggagaggaggaagagaaagaaGGCTGTTCTCTTCTGCCTGAGCGAGGATAAGAAGCATATCATCATGGAAGAGGGTCAGGAGATCCTTCAGGGGGATGAAGGCGATCCCTACCTTAAGTTTGTCAAGATGCTTCCTCCTGAGGACTGCCGTTACGCTCTCTATGATGCCACATATGAGACTAAAGAGACCAAGAAGGAAGACCTGGTTTTCATTTTCTGGTGAGTGTGTGCTTCATTTTCACTGGACTGTAAATGAAGTGTAGTTTGTTTAGGCTGAAATAAAACTCTTGTTGTGTTGTGCAGGGCCCCAGAGAATGCTCCACTAAAAAGCAAGATGATCTATGCAAGTTCTAAGGATGCCATCAAGAAGAAGTTCACAGGTAATGTTGTCCATCAATGATTTTTAATTGACACCAAAATTCTTTCactttatttattgtgttttatctTTGCTTCACAGGTATCAAGCATGAGTGGCAAGTGAATGGTCTGGATGATATCAAGGATCGAAAAACCCTTGCTGAGAAGCTTGGGGGATCATCAGTGATCTCTCTCGAGGGGAAGCCTCTAAACGATTGAGGCCGACACATTTCAGGGGTTAGATGTTCATTCCAACATGGGTGGGGTAGATGGGCTGACACGTCTGTTTGTGGGGCCACAGGGTGGGCTAATGTGGGTGGGGAGGGTAGGGTAAAAGTGACAGTTTCCAAACTCAACACATGAAGAAAGATGTAGGCTGTCATTCCAGTTCACACatacaatgaacaagaacaaaaacataaaaagagaaaaaaaagatcttaaaagacaaaaaataaaggaTGATGATTATAAACACAAAGTAATATAACTGTAAATGTGTACGGACAGGTTTTCGTTCTTTCTGGGTTCCATTTGATTGTTGAAAGGAAAGACTTAAGATGGCAGCCGTTACAATTCCGCTATTGAatcatacagtatactgttcttaattttttgtttgtttgtttttttgccaaacttctAGTTAAGTTTAAGTATGTGTGATGGTGTTGAGACTAGGTGTAGTACAAAACATTTGACTcgaaaaatcacacaaaatgtATCGGACCATTCTGGGAACACCGTTACTCCCCCTTCCccccttttgttttattttgagctCACAAGTtatgttttaatgatttcatCTGATTTAAATATTTCCAAATGTAATTCAAAACCATGGCACTGGTGTTAAGAAATTGAACACATTCCttatacctgtaaaaaaaaaaaaaaaaaaaatctgggaccTTGTAGGAGAGCAGTCAGTTGATGAATTGGATTGAGTGGAGGCCACAGATTAAGTTTAGATTGGGAGCGATATGTTTGGGCAGCCTGTGTACAGAGCTTTGATGGATATCGGTTAGTGTATGTTTTGTATCGTCTCCTTATctctaataaaaaaaagcactaaACAACTCTGCTGTGTTACAACTGGTTTGTTTCTTCATGTTTggctgaatttgttttttttttttgctccaatGGGAATCTTATTCATGCTCTTAATCTCATCCACATGGATTATagatatttgcttaaatttgtcTGTGTGAATATTCTGCATTTGTTGCTGTTTTAAGCAGTTTTCACCATGGTTTATGCACTGATATGTGACGTTTTGCCAAATTTCATAAAGTTTCAAATGGATCCAGACAAAGACTCTGTTTGTCGTCCTTTAATTTTGATGGGTGGCTGTTTTGGGCTACTTTAAAGTAGTAAATATACAGTCTCTTTTGAAGTAGTTTACTTCTAGACTTTTAAGCTTTTAACAAATTAAAAgggcaatatatttaaattagcaCACTGAGCATTTATCTGGTACACATGATGGGTTCAGCTGGAGCATGTCAATTTACACTAGATGcaactaataaaatatttttccaatATGTGAAAACTGCACTAAGGACTCCTGGGAGCCAGACTAGAAAGGGGAACATGCTTGAGTTCTTTCTCTCTGCTTAAAAACTAGCAGCTTAACCTCAGAAATGGTTAATTCttcaaaaagaaatgtatttgtatatatttttttgcttgcTTTACAGTTGAAGTTACCATATTAATTTAAAGTCTCCCATATGAACACTAACAGTACATGCATAGTAACACATTTAATATTTGTATGTACAAAGACGTATGCATATCcatttgtacagtataaatgtacTATTATATAGTGAGTAGTGTTACATATTATGCCATGTTGATGATTAATTGGATTATCTAGGATTCAGTGTgttgtggtaccatggtacaatgatgtaTCAGATGGTTGTGCCAAGGGACTGTTTATCTACCagaattcaaagaataccatggtataacTATCATGGCAGTGGGCAAAATATGGTCGTACCTTGGTATGTTTTTGTAAGTGTTTATCCAGTGTTATGGATACTAATTCGAATCTTTGGTTAAGCTACAAGCTAGTGATAAGTTAGCAACTGTCAAGTTACTGTTACGATAAAACAGCTAcacaagctacaaacaaacagtTGGAATTTAAGCTATTTAAAAGGGTAATGCTTGTCTATACAATTATTAGACTCACATTTAAAGAACATACAGAAATTTACACTTTATAGTCTCACAGACTTAAACTTTTGAGTGATGAATCATAtgaatctgtgtaattttgtgtgtgGTACGTTTGCTACATtgctacttaaaaaataaaaatagattgttACTGAAAAGCTCCACTATATTGAATGAAAACAGTTAAGCTATTCATCACAATCCTCGGCCATGTTATGATGACACTCGTATCCTACTATTTCCAACCAGTGGAGGGCAGTAGAGATTCGTGAAAACTACCTTCCGCTTCCATGTGCTAAGCTACAACCAGAGATCCTGAGATGCCAACAAGTCACTGTTTATGGATATCATACAAATTAATGGGGATAGCCGTAAACCGACATTGTCCGCGAGTTCACTTATAAAACAGCATTTGTATCCtactattgtttattgtaaaacatgtggacgggggggggggggggggggggggggtcaattcattaagtgatttgtgagctgtttcctcacaaaagcagtgtATTCAGCGTACTGAAGCGTCTactccattaaagggatagtctctcatcattaactcaccctcatgccatcacagatgtgtttgACTCTCTTCTtaagaacacaaacgaagatttttggaagaatatttcagctctcttggtccatacaatgcaagttgtgaccaaaactttgaagctacaaaaagcacataaaggcagaatataaTTAACCTATATGTCCTCTGatgcaatccaatcggttttgggtgagaacagacaaaaatacaacaacattctctctataaatcttgccattagcagtctccttggcaatcacgATTCCAAGCTCGATTTAAAAAAGTTTGTAATATGGCTtgcaacacaaaaatgtattatatgccatggagaaagatgttgtttttttgtatgaaTGAAAGTTTTTAACCTGTCATATTCAAATCCACTTGAATAAAGTTCTAATGCACTTACCACAAGAGGGTACCAGAACTCTACAAAaagtttcacattttaaaattcagCCCCCATAATTGCCATAATcagattatacattttttcttcagcagaaaaaaataatattttctgctGCTTCACATCACACTGAAAAGAACAGCAAAAACAGCAGACATATTTTAGTTTATTAaaattaaagatttttaaaatagaaTTATATTCAACATTTACCCCACAACCTTTCTCTTAGAGTCCAGTCTTTATATTCATCCAAAAGAAAAGGGATAGCCTAAGGATTTCGCAATAGATACTGTAATTTTACCATTACCATTGTGTGTCTTTTTTGGAAATTATAGTGCAAATGCAGAAGAGTCAATTGTAGTCAAGACTTGATTATAGATCAGAATGTACATTATGTATTTAAGTCtatcaaaaataagatttttgcatccatgctttaaatatattatactgtatatacacatcaTAATATGCTCTCTCAATTTACCGTTGCTCTACTCCCATAATACATCTCACAGTAATCTATTTTATGTGTTATTTTGGTAATcatattcaagaaaaaaaaaaaagaaaaaaaaattgaatgttCAAAGAGACCAAACAGATGCTCAGGGAAGGGAATTAAGGAAGCATTAATCTTCTGCCTCTAAGtcacaaaatacacaaacactcTGTGTATGTTAATCTTGTGTTAACCAAAAACAAAGACCAAGTGATTAGTCATGAGAAATAAGAAGGTTAGCATCACAGACTAACATTACCTGACTCCATCCCAATCCTACTCTCTAAAAGTAAGAAGCTTCTGTTATGTGTATTTTGAACAAAGCAAGCCTGTGAGAGAAGCATCGAACTACGATCAGATGTCTATTTGACATTGGCAAAGACCTAAGATATATCTGCTGTGATGTTGGCCTAGAGTCTAAAGCTTTGTGTAACACTGGTAGTATACTAAGCAAAAAGTAAAGATAGTGGTTGAATCAAGTTCCAGCTCTGAGATCTAACCCAAGTGAAATAAAGAGTGATCATAGCCTGTGGGTTGTGATCTACTAGCAGTTGTCCCAAATTCAGTAGCCACACCCGTAAAAAAAAGACACTGTAAAGTGCAGGTATCCAAATCAGGCGTCATATTTTGTCCATTCAAATATCATTCTTGTATTCTGCTGCTTGTTCTATCTCATCATCTTCATGTATTCAGTTTTGACTGCAGTCCACCTTATTTCCATGAACCCAGTAACAGATCTGAGCAAACTTTAGTGGAGTAAATCGAACCGCCACGTTGTAGTCACGATTCTCGCCATTGATTTCCAGCCACTGGTGTCCAGAGAAGATGCCAATGACCTTGCGCTCCCAGCGCTCTAAAGTATTGTCCCAAACACGTCCATAAACCCCAGAGCCACTCGCCCCTGGGCGGGCATCACAGTGCTGGTAGATCAGATCGTTGGACTCATCTTCCACTGGACAGAAGCGGTACACCAGTTCCCCATGCCGGTCACTGTCAAATCCAGAGAAGTGGATGCGTTTACCAGCCAAATGGTCTGATGTGGGTGCCACAGCCAGTCGCATAAAAGGGCGTCTGTGAGGCCAGCGTAACTCTAAAAGTGCATAGTCAAAATCCATGCTGACCTCTTGGGGACCTTGGATCCAACCTTTAGGTACCCGGGTCCGTTTCACTCTCACCCAGCGCACCAAAGGTTTCTTTACAGGAGCCTGACCAGGCTTTGTGTTGTTAACAAAAGGAGTGAGTAGAAAGCCTACCCTAAGTTTTCTTGCTCCTTTAACATAGTCTTTCCCATCATGTACACAGTGGGCTGCAGTAAGAACATGTTGCTGAGACACCAGAACACCAGTGCAACCAGTGGAAATGCGAACGGCTGTGGAGAATGGGTAGTCCAGCAAGAAGTGGTCACCACGAATATTAAAGCGCCCATCAGAACCATAAATTTGCCGTTTGAGCCGCTTATGTCTGGAAGGTGCTACTTTAGGCCACCTGAAATGAGGTTCAGCATCAACAGCATTGTCATTTTCATCCAAGTCAACAGTGGTTAAAGTACGGGAGCCATCTGCATAAAGTGTTTCGAAAGCTAGCTGCTCAGTTAGGTGTTCTTTATCTGTGTCTTCTCCTTTGTGGTAGCAGCTTTCATTGCAGTGAGTGGTGAGGTCCAGTTGAGCTTTGGCGCTAAAGCTGGAACGGGACAGTGGATGAGTGGCGTGAGGTATCAGTGAAGGGAGGTGGGCATGGGACTGGTGGCGAGGTTCTCTCACTGAAACTGAGCTGGGCAGGAGTAGTAAGAAAAGCAGGCTAATACAGCAAGGATGGGACAGACCCAATCTCCGGTTAGGTACCATGGTTGATATCTATGCAACCTATTAGCAAAAACAAACATATGCAAGCGTGAAATAAAACTGGGTAGCATAGTGTGTCAAGGTGTCCTCCAATTTGTAGATATACCTAAGGTTATGGTTGTTTAATGttagtttaattaatttaaaccacaTTTGGTCCATCTACAAAggcttaaagaaatgttccaggttcagttcagttttaagctcaaacaacacaatgttgattatcacagaaaataattatttgaagaagaagaaaaaaattgcagtggaagtaaatggggccagcccataaacattaaaatacaaaagtatttcaaaagtagtaaaacattacacatgttaaagttgcactcagtaaatttttttCAGCAATAAAAAAGTTTTACGGTCAAAGAAATAATAGTATTATAACAGTATTTTTGAACCATATGTGAAATCATAtgcacttacatgagatgaagaatccagtcatataagtaaagctgtttaaatttacatggagagggtcccctcatgggggctgccatgttaggatcacat from Myxocyprinus asiaticus isolate MX2 ecotype Aquarium Trade chromosome 22, UBuf_Myxa_2, whole genome shotgun sequence includes the following:
- the cfl1 gene encoding cofilin-1, which encodes MASGVTVEENVLTIFNEMKVRKAQANEEERRKRKKAVLFCLSEDKKHIIMEEGQEILQGDEGDPYLKFVKMLPPEDCRYALYDATYETKETKKEDLVFIFWAPENAPLKSKMIYASSKDAIKKKFTGIKHEWQVNGLDDIKDRKTLAEKLGGSSVISLEGKPLND
- the LOC127413091 gene encoding serine protease 23: MVPNRRLGLSHPCCISLLFLLLLPSSVSVREPRHQSHAHLPSLIPHATHPLSRSSFSAKAQLDLTTHCNESCYHKGEDTDKEHLTEQLAFETLYADGSRTLTTVDLDENDNAVDAEPHFRWPKVAPSRHKRLKRQIYGSDGRFNIRGDHFLLDYPFSTAVRISTGCTGVLVSQQHVLTAAHCVHDGKDYVKGARKLRVGFLLTPFVNNTKPGQAPVKKPLVRWVRVKRTRVPKGWIQGPQEVSMDFDYALLELRWPHRRPFMRLAVAPTSDHLAGKRIHFSGFDSDRHGELVYRFCPVEDESNDLIYQHCDARPGASGSGVYGRVWDNTLERWERKVIGIFSGHQWLEINGENRDYNVAVRFTPLKFAQICYWVHGNKVDCSQN